A stretch of Labrus mixtus chromosome 7, fLabMix1.1, whole genome shotgun sequence DNA encodes these proteins:
- the tmem183a gene encoding transmembrane protein 183A — MPKKGNRKRLKFKAGDVCSESVTVADYADADPAVVKSGRVKKAVANAVEKEVKFLCGLEASQGAVEEVLSSAANDALESSDDLDPGEDAESETKVARKKKNKRRKESSESSDGQDYPVDIWLVLSSYIRPEDVCRFALICRNAWIVTCTAAFWTRLYRRHYRIDTDLPYRLQPDSIGRMQCLRARVIRSLFHLYEPFDLRVSKIPALPESTPTALLNSKCLLFWVRKVIGTRPDALWEFNFKFLKQPVHSKNGCAKSLQMPRQYIDVHSNPDSDCYILQVTTLNFIFTPVVMGMTLTLFTINISTDMRHHRVRLVFQDSPLQRGKKRGDQGGTQVVLDPVQSVRLMDWWHPQYPSSPYT; from the exons ATGCCCAAGAAAGGGAACCGAAAACGGCTGAAATTCAAGGCCGGGGACGTTTGTTCGGAATCAG tgaCTGTTGCTGATTATGCTGATGCCGACCCAGCCGTTGTGAAGTCAGGGAGGGTGAAAAAAGCTGTGGCAAATGCAGTTGAAAAAGAAG TGAAATTCCTCTGCGGGCTGGAAGCGTCTCAGGGTGCTGTTGAGGAGGTCCTCTCCTCTGCAGCGAACGACGCCTTGGAAAGCAGTGATGACCTAGACCCCGGAGAAGATGCAGAAAGTGAAACTAAAGTTGCCcgcaagaagaaaaacaagaggagaaagg AAAGCAGTGAGAGCAGTGATGGGCAGGACTATCCAGTGGATATTTGGTTAGTGCTCTCCTCTTACATTCGACCTGAAGATGTTTGTAGATTCGCTCTCATCTGCAGAAATGCTTGGATAGTCACTTGCACGGCAGCTTTCTGGACCAGGCTCTACAGAAG ACACTACAGGATTGATACTGACCTGCCGTACCGTCTTCAGCCCGACTCTATTGGCAGGATGCAGTGTTTACGGGCCCGTGTGATTCGCTCCCTTTTCCATTTGTATGAGCCGTTTGACTTGCGTGTATCTAAAATACCTGCTCTGCCAGAATCAACACCCACAGCCCTACTTAACTCCAAG tgtttgctGTTCTGGGTTAGAAAGGTTATAGGGACTCGGCCAGATGCATTGTGGGAATTCaactttaagtttttaaaacag CCGGTACACAGTAAGAATGGTTGTGCCAAGTCCTTGCAAATGCCCAGACAATATATAGATGTCCATTCAAACCCAGACTCTGACTGCTACATACTTCAGGTCACCACCCTAAACTTCATCTTCACCCCTGTGGTCATGGGCATGACGCTGACCCTG TTCACAATCAACATTAGCACAGACATGCGCCACCACCGTGTTCGTCTGGTGTTCCAGGACTCTCCGCTCCAGCGAGGGAAGAAAAGGGGCGATCAGGGCGGGACCCAGGTGGTGTTAGATCCCGTACAGAGTGTGAGGCTCATGGACTGGTGGCACCCACAGTACCCCTCCTCACCCTACACGTAG